The following proteins come from a genomic window of Amphiura filiformis chromosome 16, Afil_fr2py, whole genome shotgun sequence:
- the LOC140136454 gene encoding uncharacterized protein, producing MISCVVQQRKPPPMKATCTMRDYRNLDSSVFVGDLTDRLASTPATSDVNILLEHFNEVLRTVLDTHAPQSTRTRTIRPQAKWYNDEIRAEKREQRRLERKWRKNRLTVNRDSYMVQHEKVISLIEKAKENHYKDVLYNASVKDTFKTLGVLLNKNCRALPTFDTPDELCNKFAQFFTDKVAKIRGNIDSNTVVSPPSIVTRNNIVVANDLVSFKELDETEVRDIIMSCANKSCSLDYMPTWMVREYIDIVIPHITCIVNNSLTTGIFPHNLKQAMVTPIIKKVTLDWNDLQNYRPVSSINFIGKVIEKAVIKQVSKHLEENNLDETLQSAYKNKHSTETALLQVKQLVLCSSCHPVWKKYVAG from the exons ATGATAAGCTGTGTAGTCCAACAACGTAAGCCACCACCCATGAAAGCTACATGTACCATGCGGGATTACCGTAATCTGGACTCTAGCGTATTTGTTGGAGATCTAACTGATAGACTGGCTTCTACTCCAGCTACATCTGATGTTAACATTCTTCTTGAACATTTCAATGAGGTTTTGAGAACTGTTCTTGATACCCATGCTCCTCAATCTACCAGAACTCGCACTATTCGTCCTCAAGCAAAGTGGTATAACGATGAGATTAGGGCTGAAAAGCGAGAACAGCGTAGATTGGAGAGAAAATGGAGAAAGAACCGCCTCACTGTAAACAGAGATTCTTATATGGTTCAACATGAAAAGGTTATCTCTCTTattgaaaaggctaaagaaaaCCACTATAAAGATGTGTTGTACAATGCTAGTGTAAAAGACACTTTTAAAACATTAGGTGTATTACTTAATAAGAACTGTAGAGCTTTACCAACTTTTGATACTCCTGATGAGTTGTGCAACAAATTTGCACAATTCTTTACTGACAAAGTTGCAAAAATACGTGGCAACATCGACAGTAATACTGTCGTTTCACCACCAAGTATTGTAACTAGAAATAACATCGTTGTCGCAAATGATCTTGTCTCATTTAAAGAACTTGATGAAACCGAGGTTCGTGATATAATCATGAGTTGTGCAAACAAATCTTGCTCCCTTGATTATATGCCAACTTGGATGGTAAGAGAgtatattgatattgttattcCTCATATAACTTGTATTGTAAACAATTCTCTGACTACTGGTATTTTTCCTCATAATCTGAAACAAGCTATGGTGACTCCCATCATCAAGAAAGTCACCCTTGACTGGAACGACCTCCAAAATTATAGGCCTGTTTCCAGTATCAATTTCATTGGCAAGGTTATCGAGAAGGCTGTGATTAAGCAGGTTAGCAAGCACTTGGAAGAGAATAATCTTGATGAAACTCTCCAGTCAGCGTACAAAAACAAACACAGTACTGAGACCGCATTATTGCAG GTGAAGCAGCTAGTGCTCTGTTCAAGCTGTCATCCTGTGTGGAAGAAATACGTTGCTGGATGA